One segment of Geomonas ferrireducens DNA contains the following:
- a CDS encoding Fur family transcriptional regulator: MTQKKQKVKEQFHLFLTKKRLKATLQRNLILDAFVDLDRPTHMDELYLILRSKHSHIGHATVYRALRLFAAAGIAREFSLGDGLTRYELAGHGKRHDYLVCSDCGTVTEFDNSSIEERQLAVARSMGFTVEALKIELRGLCSRCLTQSD, encoded by the coding sequence GTGACGCAGAAAAAACAGAAGGTGAAAGAGCAGTTCCACCTTTTTCTCACCAAGAAAAGGCTCAAGGCGACCCTGCAGCGCAACCTGATCCTGGATGCGTTCGTGGACCTTGATCGCCCCACTCATATGGACGAGTTGTACCTTATCTTGCGCAGCAAGCACTCCCACATAGGGCATGCGACCGTTTACCGGGCGCTGCGGCTCTTCGCCGCCGCTGGCATCGCCCGGGAATTCAGCCTGGGCGACGGGCTCACCCGCTACGAACTCGCGGGGCACGGCAAACGGCATGACTACCTGGTCTGCAGCGACTGCGGCACCGTCACCGAATTCGACAACAGCTCCATCGAGGAGCGTCAGTTGGCGGTCGCCCGCAGCATGGGCTTTACGGTGGAGGCGCTGAAGATCGAACTGCGCGGTTTGTGCAGCCGCTGCCTGACACAGTCGGACTGA
- a CDS encoding FeoA family protein, translating into MIPLGLLSAGENGEIVEIMLGKGEGVSGAGQDKTSVRVEEMGLRIGKNVEMLTNGGNTILLRVDEARIALTRRMAMKIMVRR; encoded by the coding sequence ATGATTCCACTGGGACTTTTGAGCGCAGGAGAAAACGGCGAGATCGTCGAGATCATGCTCGGCAAGGGAGAAGGCGTGAGCGGCGCCGGGCAGGACAAGACCTCGGTCCGCGTGGAGGAAATGGGGCTGCGCATAGGCAAGAACGTGGAAATGCTGACCAACGGGGGCAACACCATCCTGCTCAGGGTGGACGAGGCGCGTATCGCCTTGACCCGCCGCATGGCGATGAAAATCATGGTGAGGAGATAA
- a CDS encoding transposase: MPRQARLDAPGLVHHVMARGIEDQLIFRDDKDRECFLARLAEIVSSAGGANLYAWALMSNHFHLLIRTGEHLLSPIMQRLMTGHAVSYNNRYRRKGHLFQNRFKSIVVEEETYFLELLAYIHLNPARVGIVNSMAALAHYRYTGHAVIMGRRQYPIQDLGPVLERFSATLPKARAEYEDFVAVRFAQGTRDELRGGGLIRSAGGVSKLLLRDVEDREASDERILGSGDFVESILGQCEPEEPSNSISIDEVLSEVSVRTGVSSEEIIGASRSHIIAKARREFYLCAHEKTGATLAALAKMTGRTHVAVFLAIEEAKKDRSGGQ; encoded by the coding sequence ATGCCGAGACAAGCTCGACTGGATGCCCCTGGTTTAGTTCATCACGTCATGGCACGTGGTATCGAAGATCAATTGATTTTCCGCGACGACAAAGATCGGGAATGTTTTCTCGCACGTTTAGCAGAAATTGTGAGTTCAGCGGGCGGCGCCAATCTTTATGCCTGGGCACTTATGTCCAACCATTTTCATTTGTTGATCCGCACAGGTGAACACTTGTTGTCACCAATCATGCAGCGGTTGATGACGGGACACGCCGTCAGCTACAACAATCGTTATCGAAGGAAGGGGCATCTTTTTCAAAACCGATTCAAAAGTATCGTTGTGGAAGAGGAAACCTACTTTCTGGAGCTGCTAGCTTACATTCATCTGAATCCTGCTCGTGTTGGCATTGTGAACAGCATGGCAGCGTTAGCACACTACCGGTACACAGGTCACGCTGTTATCATGGGGAGAAGGCAGTATCCTATTCAAGATTTAGGGCCTGTCCTTGAACGGTTCTCTGCGACTCTACCCAAGGCGAGAGCTGAATACGAGGATTTCGTGGCGGTACGGTTTGCACAGGGGACGAGGGATGAACTACGAGGCGGAGGCTTAATCCGTAGTGCTGGCGGTGTGTCCAAGCTGCTTCTTAGAGATGTAGAGGATCGTGAGGCATCGGACGAAAGGATTTTAGGCAGCGGTGATTTCGTTGAGTCTATTTTAGGACAATGCGAGCCTGAGGAACCTTCCAACAGCATCTCGATCGATGAAGTTTTATCAGAGGTTTCGGTTAGAACGGGAGTAAGTTCTGAAGAGATCATCGGTGCTAGTCGCAGCCATATAATTGCCAAGGCCCGACGTGAGTTTTATCTTTGTGCTCACGAAAAGACAGGAGCCACTCTAGCAGCGTTGGCAAAGATGACTGGGCGCACCCACGTTGCTGTGTTCCTGGCAATAGAGGAGGCGAAGAAGGACAGATCTGGAGGCCAATAA
- a CDS encoding FeoA family protein codes for MNLAKLKPGQKGRITSIGSIGPLKRRLMDMGVLVGEDVKVLKVAPMGDPIEVSIKSYNLSLRKKEAEGIAVEVAG; via the coding sequence ATGAATCTGGCAAAGCTTAAGCCGGGGCAGAAGGGGAGAATAACCTCCATCGGGTCGATAGGCCCCCTGAAGCGGCGGCTCATGGACATGGGCGTGTTGGTCGGGGAAGACGTGAAGGTACTGAAGGTCGCCCCCATGGGGGACCCTATCGAGGTCAGCATCAAGAGCTACAACCTTTCCCTCAGGAAAAAAGAGGCGGAAGGGATCGCGGTGGAGGTGGCAGGGTGA
- a CDS encoding DNA-processing protein DprA, with translation MRYTPRIKQRGWHMHSVGNAELLNLHKIAFLCSRRFPREAAERAYRWADEQREAGTCVISGYHSPVEKEVLCRLLQGAQPVIIAMARGLNRLAPEWERAIDAGRLLVISRYAQSVSHPCESKCYQRNLMMAELADTIVIAHVASGGSLERLCMDYPDKIILL, from the coding sequence GTGCGGTATACTCCCCGCATCAAGCAAAGGGGGTGGCACATGCACTCGGTGGGCAACGCGGAATTACTGAACCTGCACAAGATCGCTTTCCTGTGCTCACGGCGCTTTCCCCGCGAGGCGGCGGAGAGGGCATATCGGTGGGCGGACGAGCAGCGCGAGGCGGGAACCTGTGTAATCTCCGGATACCACTCCCCCGTCGAGAAGGAGGTGCTCTGCAGGCTGTTGCAGGGTGCCCAGCCCGTCATCATCGCGATGGCGCGGGGGCTTAACAGGCTGGCCCCGGAATGGGAGCGGGCGATCGATGCCGGACGCCTGCTGGTCATCTCCCGCTACGCGCAGAGCGTCAGCCATCCATGCGAGTCGAAATGCTATCAGCGCAACCTGATGATGGCGGAACTAGCCGACACTATTGTCATAGCGCACGTCGCGTCTGGCGGGAGCCTGGAGCGGCTGTGTATGGATTATCCCGACAAGATCATCCTTCTCTAG
- a CDS encoding Hsp20/alpha crystallin family protein yields the protein MAPNSLTERNDAMNVQPREETRSNERFIRPAVNIIETEEGLFVTADLPGAAKDSIDVNVEKGVLTISAPAEVSMPGSTVYREFELGSYFRQFTIPETLDHGKAKADFVNGILTLRIPKAEIAKPRRIEVQVS from the coding sequence ATGGCACCCAACAGCTTGACGGAAAGAAACGACGCAATGAACGTGCAGCCCCGTGAGGAAACGAGGTCCAACGAGAGGTTCATACGCCCCGCAGTCAACATAATCGAAACAGAGGAAGGCCTTTTCGTTACCGCCGACCTCCCCGGTGCCGCGAAGGACAGTATCGACGTGAACGTGGAGAAAGGGGTGCTCACCATCAGCGCACCCGCTGAGGTCTCCATGCCGGGAAGCACCGTGTACCGCGAGTTCGAGCTGGGGAGCTACTTCCGGCAGTTCACCATCCCGGAAACCCTCGACCACGGCAAGGCGAAAGCCGATTTCGTGAACGGCATCCTGACCCTGCGCATACCGAAGGCCGAGATCGCGAAGCCGCGGCGCATCGAGGTGCAGGTGAGCTGA
- a CDS encoding CARDB domain-containing protein → MHPPGPYNLHNLPLSPPAIYDGSTADAGTSTTKLYFSTNNTLDASDIYLGNRFVPAIAAGSSQNGSTNVTIPAGIAVGTYYIIAVADSDNTVAEKNETNNIYARSISITQ, encoded by the coding sequence ATACACCCTCCAGGGCCTTACAACTTACACAACTTACCACTGTCCCCCCCTGCCATCTACGACGGCAGCACGGCCGACGCCGGGACTTCCACCACCAAGTTGTACTTTTCCACCAACAACACGCTTGACGCCAGCGACATTTACCTCGGGAACCGTTTCGTGCCCGCGATCGCTGCAGGCAGCAGTCAAAACGGCAGCACCAACGTGACGATCCCCGCCGGAATCGCGGTGGGAACCTATTACATCATCGCCGTGGCCGATTCCGACAACACGGTTGCCGAGAAGAACGAGACAAACAATATCTACGCCCGGAGCATAAGTATTACCCAGTAA
- a CDS encoding diguanylate cyclase — translation MHNIDINVHMVEPNPEMEMVAAAKKALGEGGLCSARFPEPLESTFDRYYCEKTLKHVRVALLTGLILYAVFGVVDLMLLPADRAHMWTIRYAVVCPTVVAGLAFTYFANLRRFTQPVLWLVMLVGSLGVVGMVYFDPSPAKNYYYSGLLLLIMGAFTFVSLRLRYAVSWAVVTTLAYEAVAILINKTDETILIQNSFSIIATIIIGAFSNSLMENYLRRDFLNANLLEHENRQLQKATLELRRLSISDALTNLGNRRHFEVMLDQEWARAMRTEMPISLILLDIDFFKNFNDNYGHQAGDNCLKAVAEAIGAHARRSADTAARYGGEEFVLLLPGLALKDAAAVAEDCRRAVEALHTTHGHSEAAEVVTVSAGVASIVPQREANRLDLVEAADKALYRAKTKGRNRVVCWDGEQHYSPQTYPHAAV, via the coding sequence ATGCATAACATAGACATAAACGTGCACATGGTCGAACCGAATCCTGAAATGGAGATGGTTGCCGCAGCGAAGAAAGCGCTGGGAGAGGGAGGACTCTGCTCCGCGCGGTTCCCGGAACCGCTGGAGTCCACCTTCGACAGGTACTACTGTGAAAAGACCCTGAAGCACGTGCGGGTCGCCCTCCTCACCGGTCTCATCCTCTACGCTGTGTTCGGCGTCGTCGACCTTATGCTTTTGCCTGCCGACCGGGCGCACATGTGGACCATAAGGTACGCCGTCGTCTGCCCCACCGTTGTCGCGGGTCTTGCCTTCACCTATTTCGCCAACCTGAGACGCTTCACCCAGCCGGTCCTCTGGCTGGTGATGCTGGTGGGAAGCCTCGGTGTCGTCGGGATGGTCTACTTCGACCCGAGCCCCGCCAAGAATTATTACTACTCCGGACTCTTGCTCCTCATCATGGGCGCCTTCACCTTCGTGAGCCTGAGGCTCCGCTACGCCGTCAGTTGGGCGGTGGTGACGACGCTCGCTTACGAGGCGGTGGCGATCTTAATCAACAAGACGGATGAAACCATCCTGATCCAGAACAGTTTCAGCATCATCGCAACCATCATCATCGGCGCCTTCTCGAACTCTCTCATGGAGAACTACCTGCGCCGCGACTTCCTGAACGCCAACCTTTTGGAACATGAAAACCGCCAGCTCCAGAAGGCGACCCTCGAATTGCGACGACTGTCGATTTCCGATGCTCTGACCAACCTCGGCAACCGCAGGCACTTTGAGGTGATGCTCGACCAGGAATGGGCGCGCGCCATGCGTACCGAGATGCCGATCTCGCTCATCCTCCTCGACATAGACTTCTTCAAGAACTTCAACGACAACTACGGTCATCAGGCCGGAGACAACTGCCTGAAGGCGGTGGCCGAAGCCATCGGCGCCCATGCCCGTCGGTCGGCGGATACCGCTGCACGTTACGGCGGTGAGGAGTTCGTGCTGCTTCTGCCTGGGCTCGCACTGAAGGACGCGGCAGCCGTCGCCGAAGATTGCCGGCGCGCCGTTGAGGCGCTTCACACCACACACGGCCATTCCGAGGCCGCCGAGGTGGTGACCGTCAGCGCAGGAGTGGCGTCCATTGTGCCGCAGCGTGAAGCAAACAGGCTGGATCTTGTCGAGGCGGCGGACAAGGCGCTGTACCGTGCCAAGACCAAAGGTAGAAACCGTGTCGTCTGCTGGGACGGTGAACAGCACTACTCCCCCCAAACTTACCCCCATGCTGCCGTGTAA
- a CDS encoding Hsp20/alpha crystallin family protein, whose amino-acid sequence MASWDVFRELDNLRREIDEAFRGVGFSRPFGPTFLSPTTARRFPMVNFSEDEGNVYVQALIPGVDPKDVDLSVLRNTLTISGERRPFAEMKGIIHRTELGSGKFSRTLELPVDIDPNRIAAQCRDGIMTVTMAKAEHAKPKKIEIKLS is encoded by the coding sequence ATGGCAAGTTGGGATGTTTTCAGAGAGCTGGACAACCTTAGGAGAGAGATTGACGAAGCGTTCCGTGGCGTAGGCTTCAGCCGGCCGTTTGGACCGACGTTCCTTTCCCCGACGACCGCCCGTCGCTTCCCGATGGTCAATTTCAGCGAGGATGAGGGCAACGTCTACGTGCAGGCGTTGATCCCGGGCGTCGACCCGAAGGACGTCGATCTCTCCGTGCTCAGGAACACGTTGACCATCAGCGGCGAGCGCCGGCCCTTCGCGGAAATGAAGGGGATCATCCACCGCACCGAGCTCGGCTCCGGCAAGTTCAGCCGCACTCTCGAGCTCCCGGTCGACATCGACCCGAACAGGATCGCCGCTCAGTGCAGGGACGGCATCATGACCGTCACCATGGCCAAGGCGGAACACGCGAAACCGAAGAAGATCGAGATCAAGCTATCGTAA
- a CDS encoding DUF4124 domain-containing protein, with amino-acid sequence MSRAKCLLGIVLWLLGTQMCFAELYQYTDNNGVIHFTDDPAKVPARHRDVKQNEPSLSLSDKNMVKHLMEKDGTKDAPVKNITEFKKTLKDFSSSYKEKYDDPDQKPDSRLSTPEGTLRLFLSGLRQRNLNDIRASITSRLWNSSGNLFNKLSAKQFSDFEKLISKRKMEKKEQTEHYVIFALIDTLNGQEVEVGTVEIINLFGNWKVNRL; translated from the coding sequence ATGTCTAGAGCAAAATGTCTGCTTGGGATTGTTCTCTGGCTTTTGGGTACCCAGATGTGTTTCGCAGAGCTATATCAGTACACTGATAATAATGGGGTTATCCATTTCACTGATGATCCGGCGAAAGTACCCGCCAGACATAGAGATGTGAAACAGAATGAGCCCTCTTTGTCTTTAAGTGATAAGAACATGGTTAAGCACTTAATGGAGAAAGATGGAACAAAGGACGCACCAGTTAAAAATATTACCGAATTTAAGAAAACACTGAAAGACTTTAGTTCCAGTTATAAAGAAAAATATGATGATCCAGATCAAAAGCCAGATTCAAGGTTGAGTACACCTGAAGGAACTTTAAGATTATTCCTGTCAGGGCTAAGACAAAGAAATCTGAATGACATCAGAGCTTCTATCACTAGCCGTCTGTGGAATAGTTCTGGCAACCTTTTTAACAAACTTAGTGCTAAGCAATTCTCTGACTTCGAAAAATTAATTTCAAAACGCAAAATGGAGAAGAAAGAACAAACTGAACATTATGTCATATTTGCGCTTATAGACACCCTAAATGGTCAAGAAGTTGAAGTTGGGACTGTAGAAATAATTAATCTGTTCGGAAATTGGAAAGTCAATAGGCTATAA
- a CDS encoding type II toxin-antitoxin system RelE/ParE family toxin, with product MTYTTYHCPPGPPGPPGPALGNGLFEIRAKGEEGIGRAFFCTLVGRKIIILHGFIKKTEKTPKQEIEKARVRQMEVQGNEL from the coding sequence ATAACTTACACAACTTACCACTGTCCCCCCGGTCCCCCCGGTCCCCCCGGTCCCGCGTTAGGCAACGGGCTTTTCGAGATACGTGCTAAGGGTGAAGAAGGAATCGGTCGAGCTTTTTTTTGCACCTTAGTCGGGCGCAAAATCATCATCTTGCATGGGTTCATCAAGAAGACAGAGAAGACACCAAAGCAGGAAATAGAGAAGGCACGCGTACGACAAATGGAGGTCCAGGGAAATGAGCTATAA
- a CDS encoding carbohydrate porin, with amino-acid sequence MFQMKKMSVAAAFLLGNLFLSSGAAFALHPDLVVPEKVECKHKACQEILRLGNKYQVEGLFSKEFQEGKAECTRMDVALAVHLLTEKMAEKVLKEGNQAVDKEDLVLLSDLKEELRAEMLLVNTRTFQNRHEDLGTKFTALTRNIALSGGMVGVLQGSIGNRPKDSTDVVGRADLVFNFKVGDNTIAVIDVEATGGDGIDAKVPSFSGLNGVAGSTGDRVRFREAWIEHSALNDHLLLTAGKVDLSNYFDSNLVANDENSQFLSAAFVHSAVLPFPANGPGARILAKLAEPLTLGIGYGSGDADSADNSDSANIFDHGFGIAELAYKHKVGELEGNYRVYAAVDGAEPDGASKLTKNNAYSFGVSFDQQVTDKLTLFARYGERDRDVYAVNQAWSVGGHYQGAIPGRKDDVLGFAYGQVKGAGAAADAQEKLAELYYNYKVSEQIEISPVVQYLANPAGISANDDVVALALRTKISF; translated from the coding sequence ATGTTCCAGATGAAGAAGATGAGTGTCGCCGCCGCGTTCCTTTTGGGGAACCTGTTCCTAAGCTCCGGGGCTGCCTTCGCCCTGCACCCGGATCTTGTCGTTCCGGAAAAGGTGGAGTGCAAACATAAGGCATGCCAGGAGATCCTGCGTCTCGGGAACAAGTACCAGGTCGAGGGCCTCTTCTCCAAGGAGTTCCAGGAGGGGAAGGCGGAGTGCACCCGCATGGACGTGGCGCTCGCCGTGCATCTTCTGACCGAGAAAATGGCGGAGAAGGTACTGAAGGAAGGGAACCAGGCGGTGGACAAGGAGGACCTGGTGCTGCTTAGCGACCTCAAGGAAGAGCTGCGCGCCGAGATGCTGCTGGTCAACACGAGAACCTTCCAGAACCGCCACGAGGATCTCGGCACCAAGTTCACCGCCCTCACAAGGAACATAGCCCTTTCCGGCGGCATGGTCGGCGTGCTGCAGGGCTCCATCGGCAACAGGCCCAAGGACAGCACCGATGTCGTGGGGCGTGCCGACCTCGTCTTCAACTTCAAGGTGGGGGACAACACGATCGCCGTGATCGACGTGGAAGCCACCGGCGGCGACGGCATCGACGCCAAGGTCCCCTCCTTCTCGGGGCTGAACGGCGTTGCCGGTTCCACCGGAGACCGGGTCCGCTTCCGCGAGGCCTGGATCGAGCACTCCGCGCTGAACGACCACCTGCTGCTGACCGCCGGCAAGGTGGACCTCTCCAACTATTTCGACTCCAACCTGGTCGCCAACGACGAGAACAGCCAGTTCCTCTCCGCCGCATTCGTACACTCCGCGGTGCTCCCGTTCCCGGCCAACGGCCCCGGCGCGAGAATCCTGGCGAAGCTCGCCGAGCCGCTCACCCTCGGGATCGGCTACGGCTCCGGAGACGCCGACAGTGCGGACAACTCCGACAGCGCCAACATCTTCGACCACGGCTTCGGCATCGCCGAGCTTGCCTACAAGCACAAGGTGGGGGAGCTCGAGGGTAACTACCGCGTCTATGCCGCGGTGGATGGCGCCGAGCCGGACGGTGCAAGCAAGCTGACCAAAAATAACGCCTACAGCTTCGGCGTGAGCTTCGATCAGCAGGTTACCGACAAGCTGACCCTGTTCGCACGCTACGGCGAGCGTGACCGGGACGTCTATGCCGTCAACCAGGCATGGAGCGTGGGCGGGCATTACCAGGGGGCGATTCCCGGACGCAAGGACGACGTCCTCGGCTTCGCCTACGGGCAAGTGAAGGGGGCAGGCGCGGCGGCCGACGCCCAGGAAAAGCTCGCCGAGCTTTACTACAACTACAAGGTGAGCGAGCAGATCGAGATCTCGCCGGTGGTGCAGTACCTGGCGAACCCTGCGGGGATCAGCGCGAACGACGATGTGGTGGCACTCGCCTTGCGCACAAAGATCAGCTTCTAA
- a CDS encoding YhdH/YhfP family quinone oxidoreductase — translation MDSEVRFKALVVEKAPDGSFTRSIAQRSVGELPEGELLVRVRYSSLNYKDALSATGHPGVTRQFPHTPGIDAAGEVVSCSDDTFAPGDEVIVTGFDLGMETDGGWGEYIRVPSKWAVHLPQGLSMRRSMMLGTAGFTAGLSVLKLEWAGVRPESGEILVTGATGGVGSIAVSILAKAGYRVVAATGKAADEAFLKELGAAQVISREEVTAGVERALMKERWAGAVDVVGGETLSAVLKSTRYGGTVTCCGLVGSAELPVNVHPFILRAVTLIGIDSSRCPSVPRQEVWRRLAGPWEPQMLDSMATEVTLDGLEEKIGLILQGGVRGRVVVRL, via the coding sequence ATGGATTCGGAGGTACGGTTCAAGGCGCTGGTGGTCGAGAAGGCGCCGGACGGCTCTTTTACCAGGAGCATCGCGCAACGAAGCGTGGGCGAACTCCCCGAGGGGGAACTCCTGGTGCGGGTGCGCTACTCTTCGCTCAACTACAAGGACGCCCTTTCGGCCACCGGGCATCCGGGGGTGACCAGGCAGTTCCCGCACACCCCAGGGATCGATGCCGCGGGGGAGGTCGTTTCCTGCAGCGATGACACCTTCGCGCCGGGAGACGAAGTGATCGTTACCGGGTTCGACCTCGGGATGGAGACCGACGGCGGCTGGGGGGAGTACATAAGGGTTCCGTCGAAGTGGGCGGTGCACCTCCCGCAGGGGCTTTCTATGCGCCGGAGCATGATGCTCGGGACTGCGGGGTTCACCGCGGGGCTCTCGGTGTTGAAGCTCGAGTGGGCGGGGGTGAGGCCGGAAAGCGGCGAGATCCTCGTCACCGGGGCCACCGGCGGCGTCGGGAGCATCGCGGTCAGCATCCTCGCCAAGGCGGGTTACCGGGTGGTGGCGGCGACCGGCAAGGCGGCCGACGAGGCGTTTCTCAAGGAGTTGGGTGCGGCACAGGTCATCTCCCGTGAGGAGGTGACGGCGGGCGTGGAGCGGGCCCTGATGAAGGAGCGCTGGGCCGGGGCGGTGGACGTGGTGGGGGGGGAGACCCTCTCCGCGGTGCTCAAATCCACGCGCTACGGCGGAACCGTCACCTGCTGCGGCCTGGTAGGCTCGGCGGAGCTCCCGGTGAACGTTCATCCCTTCATCCTCCGCGCCGTGACGCTCATCGGCATCGACTCCTCGCGTTGCCCATCCGTCCCTCGGCAGGAGGTGTGGCGCCGCTTGGCCGGCCCTTGGGAGCCGCAAATGCTCGATAGCATGGCGACGGAGGTGACGCTGGACGGGCTAGAGGAGAAGATCGGGCTGATCCTGCAAGGCGGTGTCAGGGGGAGGGTGGTTGTGCGGCTGTGA
- a CDS encoding helix-turn-helix domain-containing protein has product MSYKPVSYNPEKTLAKELEAPEFKEAWDALEDEFATLDALLAARKQAGLTQEEVATRMGISQPSLARVEGSLGSHRHSPSLEMLRKYAAAVNCKLEIRLVRNPS; this is encoded by the coding sequence ATGAGCTATAAGCCGGTTTCCTATAACCCTGAAAAGACGTTGGCAAAAGAACTTGAGGCTCCCGAGTTCAAAGAGGCTTGGGATGCGTTGGAGGATGAGTTTGCAACTTTGGATGCGCTGCTAGCTGCTCGGAAGCAGGCGGGATTGACCCAGGAAGAAGTGGCGACGAGAATGGGGATTTCGCAGCCGTCGCTAGCCAGAGTAGAAGGATCTCTCGGCTCTCACCGCCATTCCCCCTCCCTGGAGATGCTCCGCAAATATGCTGCCGCCGTGAACTGCAAGCTGGAAATCAGGCTTGTACGCAATCCTTCCTAA